Proteins encoded within one genomic window of Dermatophilus congolensis:
- the trxA gene encoding thioredoxin, producing the protein MAAIKETSDADFEADVLKNEKTVLVDFWAPWCGPCRAVAPILEEIAAENVGSIEIIKLNTDENPKTAAKYGIVSIPTMNVFQGGEIVKTIVGAHPKPKLLREIADFIA; encoded by the coding sequence ATGGCAGCTATTAAAGAGACCAGTGATGCTGATTTCGAGGCTGACGTTCTCAAGAATGAAAAAACCGTTCTTGTCGATTTTTGGGCACCATGGTGCGGCCCTTGCCGTGCTGTAGCTCCAATTCTCGAAGAAATCGCAGCCGAAAATGTTGGTTCGATCGAAATTATCAAACTCAACACTGACGAGAACCCGAAAACTGCAGCCAAGTACGGAATCGTAAGTATTCCTACGATGAATGTCTTCCAGGGCGGGGAAATTGTGAAAACAATCGTTGGAGCCCACCCGAAGCCAAAGTTGCTCCGTGAAATCGCAGACTTCATTGCCTGA